Proteins found in one Panicum hallii strain FIL2 chromosome 4, PHallii_v3.1, whole genome shotgun sequence genomic segment:
- the LOC112889716 gene encoding cell number regulator 11-like, whose product MSGEWSVGLCSCFGDVGTCCLTCWCPCVTFGRVAEVVDRGSTSCCMNGTLYVLLLSIGCQWLYTCSKRSSMRAQYNLQESPCLDCCVHFWCDTCALCQEYTELEKRGFNMAKGWEGSNKVVGCVQGMRPPRKQSMCF is encoded by the exons ATGTCAGGGGAGTGGTCTGTTGGGCTCTGCAGCTGCTTCGGAGATGTCGGCACCT GTTGCTTGACTTGCTGGTGCCCCTGTGTTACATTTGGCCGTGTAGCTGAGGTTGTGGACAGGGGCTCCACAT CGTGCTGCATGAACGGGACCCTGTATGTTCTGCTACTGTCCATAGGTTGCCAGTGGCTGTATACTTGTAGCAAACGCTCCTCAATGCGAGCACAATACAACTTACAAGAATCGCCATGCTTGGACTGCTGTGTCCACTTCTGGTGCGACACCTGCGCGCTGTGCCAGGAGTACACAGAGCTCGAGAAGCGCGGCTTCAATATGGCCAAAG GATGGGAAGGTAGCAACAAGGTGGTGGGGTGTGTACAAGGGATGAGACCGCCACGAAAGCAATCAATGTGCTTCTAG
- the LOC112890843 gene encoding galactoside 2-alpha-L-fucosyltransferase-like isoform X1, producing MEKPVGIKRWRRAVSAVLAAVVVTAPPLVILLGGRGFRAPGVWIQTAMAGLRKAGSSNDPSLHHRTARHGDRLLGGLLVDGFDEESCHSRYQSAAYRRNPGRRPSPYLVSKLRRHEALQRRCGPGTAAYGNALEQLKSGRGVASPECRYIVSLPYQGLGNRILAAASAFLYALLTGRVLLIDPSDGMDGLFCEPFLGATWLLPPGFPVAGYASFTNGTAETYGNMVRNKVIGADAAETPAFAYVYLHSDASAHDKSFFWDEDHQRLLRRIQWLVMRTDNYIVPGLFLAEAFRGELDAMFPEPDAVFHHLGRYLFHPNNHVWGLVTRYHDAYLAGAAQRVGIQVRVFGAQPDSPELLEQITSCTQKHKLLPEVLATGEPMPMPPPPLAKSTKAVLVTSLKPWYHEQLKSMYWEHAAATGEVVSVHQPSHEGYQRFGIESHDRKAWAEIYLLSLADALVTTSQSTFGYVAQGLAGVRPWVMYKPAGDGATTVPPDPPCGRAASMEPCFFAAPNYNLWKEQWLDASAVVPHVQRCADFAWGGLMLVGRNE from the exons ATGGAGAAGCCGGTCGGCATCAAGCGGTGGAGGCGGGCGGTCAGTGCCGtgctcgccgccgtcgtggtGACCGCGCCGCCCCTCGTCATACTCCTCGGCGGGCGCGGCTTCAGAGCGCCGGGGGTTTGGATCCAGACCGCCATGGCCGGCTTACGCAAAG CAGGTTCTTCGAATGATCCCTCCCTGCACCACAGGACAGCGCGCCACGGCGACAGGCTTCTCGGCGGCCTACTAGTCGACGGTTTCGACGAGGAGTCCTGCCACAGCAGGTACCAGTCCGCCGCGTACCGCCGGAACCCCGGCCGGCGACCCTCCCCGTACCTCGTCTCCAAGCTGCGGCGGCACGAGGCCCTGCAACGGCGGTGCGGCCCGGGGACCGCGGCCTACGGCAACGCCCTAGAGCAGCTCAAGTCCGGCAGGGGCGTCGCGTCGCCGGAGTGCAGGTACATAGTCTCCCTCCCGTACCAGGGCCTCGGGAACCGGATCCTCGCCGCGGCGTCGGCGTTCCTGTACGCGCTGCTCACCGGCCGCGTCCTCCTCATCGACCCCAGCGACGGCATGGACGGGCTGTTCTGCGAGCCGTTCCTCGGGGCCACGTGGCTGCTGCCACCAGGCTTCCCGGTGGCGGGCTACGCCAGCTTCACCAACGGCACCGCCGAGACCTACGGGAACATGGTGAGGAACAAGGTGATCGGGGCCGATGCCGCTGAAACGCCCGCGTTCGCGTACGTCTACCTCCACAGCGACGCCAGCGCCCACGACAAGAGCTTCTTCTGGGACGAAGACCACCAGAGGCTGCTCCGGCGCATCCAGTGGCTGGTGATGAGGACGGACAACTACATCGTGCCGGGGCTGTTCCTCGCGGAAGCGTTCCGGGGGGAGCTCGATGCGATGTTCCCGGAGCCGGACGCCGTGTTCCACCACCTCGGCCGGTACCTGTTCCACCCCAACAACCACGTCTGGGGCCTCGTCACGCGCTACCACGACGCCtacctcgccggcgccgcgcagCGCGTCGGCATCCAGGTGCGCGTCTTCGGCGCCCAGCcggactcgccggagctcctggaGCAGATCACCTCGTGCACGCAGAAGCACAAGCTGCTCCCCGAGGTGCTCGCCACGGGagagccgatgccgatgccgccgccgccacttgcCAAGTCGACGAAGGCCGTCCTCGTCACGTCCCTCAAGCCCTGGTACCACGAGCAGCTCAAGAGCATGTACTGGGAGCACGCGGCGGCCACCGGGGAGGTGGTGAGCGTGCACCAGCCGAGCCACGAGGGGTACCAGCGCTTCGGCATCGAGTCGCACGACCGCAAGGCGTGGGCGGAGATCTACCTGCTGAGCCTGGCCGACGCGCTGGTGACCACCAGCCAGTCCACATTCGGGTACGTCGCGCAGGGGCTCGCCGGCGTGAGGCCGTGGGTGATGTACAAgccggccggcgacggcgcgACGACGGTGCCGCCGGACCCGCCGTGCGGCCGGGCCGCGTCGATGGAGCCGTGCTTCTTCGCGGCGCCCAACTACAATCTCTGGAAGGAGCAATGGCTGGACGCCAGCGCGGTCGTGCCACACGTCCAGCGCTGCGCCGACTTCGCCTGGGGTGGCCTGATGCTGGTTGGTCGGAATGAATAG
- the LOC112889643 gene encoding gibberellin-regulated protein 5-like, with protein sequence MAAKAVSFLVLALLLLAVAFPVEVVAGGGKGKGNGYGNGNGNGNGNGNGGGNLKPWECSPKCASRCSNTQYRKACLTFCNKCCAKCLCVPPGFYGNKGACPCYNNWKTKEGGPKCP encoded by the exons ATGGCTGCCAAGGCCGTCTCCTTCCTGGTGCTCGCGCTCCTGCTCCTCGCCGTCGCGTTCCCCGTG gaggtggtggccggcggcggcaaagGCAAAGGGAACGGCTACGGCAACGGGAACGGCAATGGCAACGGCaacggcaacggcggcggcaacCTGAAGCCGTGGGAGTGCTCGCCCAAGTGCGCGTCGCGGTGCTCCAACACGCAGTACAGGAAAGCCTGCCTCACCTTCTGCAACAAGTGCTGCGCCAAGTGCCTCTGCGTGCCCCCGGGCTTCTACGGCAACAAGGGCGCCTGCCCCTGCTACAACAACTGGAAGACCAAGGAGGGAGGGCCCAAGTGCCCCTAG
- the LOC112889715 gene encoding basic blue protein-like — protein sequence MAGRGRGSASSVAALLCAAAILVASAPGAEAGTTYLVGDAAGWTRNVDYGQWLAGKTFHAGDMLVFKYNATYHDVVWVSKGGYRRCIVSPKGRAPVYRTGYDAVRLPAGTHYFICGAPGHCQAGMKLAVKVY from the exons atgGCGGGTCGGGGAAGAGGCAGTGCAAGCAGCGTCGCCGCGCTCCTGTGCGCAGCGGCGATCCTGGTGGCGTCCGCCCCGGGCGCGGAGGCCGGGACGACGTACCTGGTTGGCGACGCGGCCGGGTGGACGCGCAACGTCGACTACGGCCAGTGGCTCGCCGGCAAGACCTTCCACGCCGGCGACATGCTCG TGTTCAAGTACAACGCGACGTACCACGACGTGGTGTGGGTGAGCAAGGGCGGGTACCGGAGGTGCATCGTGTCGCCCAAGGGCCGCGCCCCGGTGTACCGCACCGGCTACGACGCGGTCCGGCTGCCCGCCGGCACGCACTACTTCATCTGCGGCGCGCCGGGGCACTGCCAGGCCGGCATGAAGCTCGCCGTCAAGGTCTACTGA
- the LOC112890705 gene encoding galactoside 2-alpha-L-fucosyltransferase-like, with protein MDADVETRSSAGARDEPSGWLGIEEAPPFTGKKTAAAAKQAAAGVRRWSSVVNATLVVLIMTAPPLLVLLGGGLGAPAVWIKSTLAGIGSQSQPKRDVLLGGLLVPGFDEQSCASRYQAAYYHKSMARRPSPYLIKRLREQEALQRRCGPGTEPYARASERLRSGQTDARDVDGCSYLVLISYRGLGNRMLAMASAFLYALLTGRVLLVDPGYGNTLADLFCEPFQGATWALPADFPLANFKELGEDAPESYGNVAVNRSGSVAGLRFVYLHLDHAASPASRLVYCDDHRQFLHRVQWVIIRTDQYMAPGLFFNPAYQEELGRLFPRKDSVFHLLSRYLLHPTNDIWGMVIRYYNSYLRNADERLGIQIRVFDTSRKPFQSVLDQILACASREHLLPAVATMGGAAPPALPAAGARSVAVLVTGLNSWYQESIREVYWTSATAGGEVVSVHQPSHEEYQIWFYSKHDMKALAEIYLLSLTDRIVTSGWSTFGYVGHGLGGHTPWVMFRPMNYSEPAPDPPCTRAMSMEPCSHGALSFECTRKEIDKVIDTGVLLPHVRPCEDMSWGLKLRDPAVGNKV; from the exons ATGGACGCCGACGTCGAGACGCGCAGCAGCGCGGGGGCGAGAGACGAGCCCAGCGGGTGGCTGGGGATCGAGGAGGCCCCGCCGTTCACGGGgaagaagacggcggcggcggccaagcAGGCGGCCGCCGGCGTCAGGCGATGGAGCTCCGTGGTGAACGCCACGCTGGTGGTCCTGATCATgaccgcgccgcccctgctcgtcctcctcggcggcggcctcggcgcGCCGGCGGTGTGGATCAAGTCCACCCTCGCTGGCATTGGCTCACAGTCGCAAC CCAAGAGAGACGTGCTTCTCGGCGGCCTGCTGGTTCCAGGGTTCGACGAGCAGTCCTGCGCCAGCCGCTACCAGGCCGCGTACTACCACAAGAGCATGGCGCGCCGGCCGTCGCCGTACCTCATCAAGCGGCTCAGGGAGCAGGAGGCCCTGCAGCGGCGGTGCGGCCCGGGCACGGAGCCGTACGCGCGGGCGTCGGAGCGGCTCCGGTCCGGGCAGACGGACGCCCGCGACGTCGACGGCTGCAGCTACCTCGTGCTCATCTCGTACCGAGGCCTGGGCAACCGGATGCTCGCCATGGCGTCGGCGTTCCTCTACGCCCTGCTCACCGGCCGCGTGCTCCTCGTGGACCCCGGCTACGGCAACACCCTCGCGGACCTCTTCTGCGAGCCGTTCCAGGGGGCGACGTGGGCGCTGCCCGCCGACTTCCCGCTCGCGAACTTCAAGGAGCTGGGCGAGGACGCGCCGGAGAGCTACGGGAACGTGGCGGTGAACCGGAGCGGGTCTGTCGCCGGCCTGCGTTTCGTGTACCTGCACCTCGACCACGCCGCGTCGCCGGCGAGCAGGCTCGTGTACTGCGACGACCACCGGCAGTTCCTCCACCGcgtgcagtgggtgatcatcaGGACCGACCAGTACATGGCGCCGGGGCTCTTCTTCAACCCGGCGTACCAGGAGGAGCTCGGCCGGCTGTTCCCCCGCAAGGACTCGGTGTTCCACCTCCTGTCGCGGTACCTCCTGCACCCGACCAACGACATCTGGGGCATGGTCATCAGGTACTACAACTCGTACCTGAGGAACGCCGACGAGCGGCTGGGCATCCAGATCAGGGTGTTCGACACCAGCCGCAAGCCGTTCCAGAGCGTGCTGGACCAGATCCTCGCGTGCGCGTCGCGGGAGCACCTGCTGCCGGCGGTCGCGACCATGGGaggagccgcgccgccggccctcccGGCCGCCGGCGCGAGGTCCGTGGCCGTCCTGGTGACCGGCCTCAACTCCTGGTACCAGGAGAGCATCCGGGAGGTGTACTGGACGTCGGCgaccgccggcggcgaggtggtgagCGTGCACCAGCCGAGCCACGAGGAGTACCAGATCTGGTTCTACAGCAAGCACGACATGAAGGCGCTGGCCGAGATCTACCTGCTGAGCCTGACCGACAGGATCGTCACCTCCGGCTGGTCGACGTTCGGGTACGTCGGGCACGGGCTCGGCGGCCACACGCCGTGGGTCATGTTCAGGCCGATGAACTACTCGGAGCCCGCGCCGGACCCGCCGTGCACGAGGGCCATGTCCATGGAGCCGTGCTCCCACGGGGCGCTCTCCTTCGAGTGCACGAGGAAGGAGATCGACAAGGTGATCGACACCGGGGTCCTGCTGCCCCATGTCCGCCCGTGCGAAGACATGTCGTGGGGACTCAAGCTCAGAGATCCGGCTGTCGGAAACAAGGTGTAG
- the LOC112890843 gene encoding galactoside 2-alpha-L-fucosyltransferase-like isoform X2 has product MEKPVGIKRWRRAVSAVLAAVVVTAPPLVILLGGRGFRAPGVWIQTAMAGLRKGSSNDPSLHHRTARHGDRLLGGLLVDGFDEESCHSRYQSAAYRRNPGRRPSPYLVSKLRRHEALQRRCGPGTAAYGNALEQLKSGRGVASPECRYIVSLPYQGLGNRILAAASAFLYALLTGRVLLIDPSDGMDGLFCEPFLGATWLLPPGFPVAGYASFTNGTAETYGNMVRNKVIGADAAETPAFAYVYLHSDASAHDKSFFWDEDHQRLLRRIQWLVMRTDNYIVPGLFLAEAFRGELDAMFPEPDAVFHHLGRYLFHPNNHVWGLVTRYHDAYLAGAAQRVGIQVRVFGAQPDSPELLEQITSCTQKHKLLPEVLATGEPMPMPPPPLAKSTKAVLVTSLKPWYHEQLKSMYWEHAAATGEVVSVHQPSHEGYQRFGIESHDRKAWAEIYLLSLADALVTTSQSTFGYVAQGLAGVRPWVMYKPAGDGATTVPPDPPCGRAASMEPCFFAAPNYNLWKEQWLDASAVVPHVQRCADFAWGGLMLVGRNE; this is encoded by the exons ATGGAGAAGCCGGTCGGCATCAAGCGGTGGAGGCGGGCGGTCAGTGCCGtgctcgccgccgtcgtggtGACCGCGCCGCCCCTCGTCATACTCCTCGGCGGGCGCGGCTTCAGAGCGCCGGGGGTTTGGATCCAGACCGCCATGGCCGGCTTACGCAAAG GTTCTTCGAATGATCCCTCCCTGCACCACAGGACAGCGCGCCACGGCGACAGGCTTCTCGGCGGCCTACTAGTCGACGGTTTCGACGAGGAGTCCTGCCACAGCAGGTACCAGTCCGCCGCGTACCGCCGGAACCCCGGCCGGCGACCCTCCCCGTACCTCGTCTCCAAGCTGCGGCGGCACGAGGCCCTGCAACGGCGGTGCGGCCCGGGGACCGCGGCCTACGGCAACGCCCTAGAGCAGCTCAAGTCCGGCAGGGGCGTCGCGTCGCCGGAGTGCAGGTACATAGTCTCCCTCCCGTACCAGGGCCTCGGGAACCGGATCCTCGCCGCGGCGTCGGCGTTCCTGTACGCGCTGCTCACCGGCCGCGTCCTCCTCATCGACCCCAGCGACGGCATGGACGGGCTGTTCTGCGAGCCGTTCCTCGGGGCCACGTGGCTGCTGCCACCAGGCTTCCCGGTGGCGGGCTACGCCAGCTTCACCAACGGCACCGCCGAGACCTACGGGAACATGGTGAGGAACAAGGTGATCGGGGCCGATGCCGCTGAAACGCCCGCGTTCGCGTACGTCTACCTCCACAGCGACGCCAGCGCCCACGACAAGAGCTTCTTCTGGGACGAAGACCACCAGAGGCTGCTCCGGCGCATCCAGTGGCTGGTGATGAGGACGGACAACTACATCGTGCCGGGGCTGTTCCTCGCGGAAGCGTTCCGGGGGGAGCTCGATGCGATGTTCCCGGAGCCGGACGCCGTGTTCCACCACCTCGGCCGGTACCTGTTCCACCCCAACAACCACGTCTGGGGCCTCGTCACGCGCTACCACGACGCCtacctcgccggcgccgcgcagCGCGTCGGCATCCAGGTGCGCGTCTTCGGCGCCCAGCcggactcgccggagctcctggaGCAGATCACCTCGTGCACGCAGAAGCACAAGCTGCTCCCCGAGGTGCTCGCCACGGGagagccgatgccgatgccgccgccgccacttgcCAAGTCGACGAAGGCCGTCCTCGTCACGTCCCTCAAGCCCTGGTACCACGAGCAGCTCAAGAGCATGTACTGGGAGCACGCGGCGGCCACCGGGGAGGTGGTGAGCGTGCACCAGCCGAGCCACGAGGGGTACCAGCGCTTCGGCATCGAGTCGCACGACCGCAAGGCGTGGGCGGAGATCTACCTGCTGAGCCTGGCCGACGCGCTGGTGACCACCAGCCAGTCCACATTCGGGTACGTCGCGCAGGGGCTCGCCGGCGTGAGGCCGTGGGTGATGTACAAgccggccggcgacggcgcgACGACGGTGCCGCCGGACCCGCCGTGCGGCCGGGCCGCGTCGATGGAGCCGTGCTTCTTCGCGGCGCCCAACTACAATCTCTGGAAGGAGCAATGGCTGGACGCCAGCGCGGTCGTGCCACACGTCCAGCGCTGCGCCGACTTCGCCTGGGGTGGCCTGATGCTGGTTGGTCGGAATGAATAG